A region of Nitrospinota bacterium DNA encodes the following proteins:
- a CDS encoding histidine kinase has protein sequence MPINSYPAYWANKPLEQRDKLFYLVALPVAVSAVGAIPHLIQFTITPMGYLLRIMALICSGSLITGILAYSFTRYLSQPKLWGPNRSKWPVVWHFLLISIPTAMLVDGPQRLAELAMIAPHLLTERVWPYILGVSLGRAFLLAGWVVFYERLVGAAQEAADSHDRALRLETQTLKNLIQPHFLLNSLSAVRAYIEDSPKTAEDMLLNLTSLLRRVIQYSSRELITVKEEMEVITDYVALMNQRFEAQFMLRVDGYREEAPIQIPPLIIFNLVENSFKHGFSSRRTGLVRITLEASEKLRIIVNDDGVESQNHDSTGMGGQYVQARLELLYGDSFSFTHGRKEDGHYEAVVEMPWGRG, from the coding sequence ATGCCAATAAACTCTTACCCGGCCTATTGGGCCAACAAACCGTTGGAACAGCGCGACAAGCTTTTCTACCTGGTGGCCCTGCCCGTGGCGGTGTCGGCGGTGGGGGCCATACCACATCTCATCCAGTTCACCATCACTCCCATGGGGTACCTGCTGAGGATAATGGCGCTCATCTGCTCCGGGTCGCTTATCACCGGCATTCTGGCCTATTCCTTCACCAGGTATCTTTCCCAGCCCAAACTGTGGGGGCCCAACAGGAGCAAATGGCCGGTTGTATGGCATTTCCTGCTTATCTCCATCCCCACGGCCATGCTGGTGGACGGGCCGCAAAGACTGGCCGAACTGGCGATGATCGCCCCCCATCTTCTTACAGAGCGCGTCTGGCCCTATATACTTGGCGTCTCCCTGGGCAGGGCCTTCCTGCTGGCGGGATGGGTGGTGTTCTACGAAAGGCTGGTGGGCGCCGCCCAGGAGGCCGCCGACAGCCACGACCGCGCCTTAAGACTGGAAACCCAGACCCTTAAAAACCTCATCCAGCCCCATTTCCTCCTCAACAGCCTTTCCGCTGTGAGGGCGTATATAGAAGACTCCCCAAAAACCGCCGAGGATATGCTGTTGAACCTCACATCGCTACTCCGGCGGGTCATCCAGTATTCCTCCCGGGAATTGATAACGGTGAAAGAGGAGATGGAGGTTATCACCGATTATGTGGCGCTGATGAACCAGCGGTTCGAGGCGCAGTTTATGTTGCGGGTGGACGGTTACCGGGAAGAGGCCCCCATCCAGATACCGCCGCTCATAATTTTCAACCTGGTGGAGAACTCCTTCAAGCACGGGTTTTCAAGCAGGCGGACGGGGCTGGTGCGAATCACCCTGGAAGCCTCCGAAAAACTGCGGATAATAGTGAACGATGACGGGGTGGAGAGCCAGAACCACGACTCCACCGGCATGGGCGGGCAATACGTCCAGGCCCGGCTGGAGCTTTTGTATGGCGACAGTTTCAGCTTCACCCACGGCAGGAAAGAAGACGGGCATTACGAGGCGGTTGTGGAGATGCCATGGGGACGGGGATGA
- a CDS encoding NYN domain-containing protein has protein sequence MITEPAIKRATCFFDGQNLFHCAKEAFEITWPSFDPIKLSMKICQLNRWELKGVKFYTGIPSLEENKHWHQFWTAKLAHMGRSGIHAFSRPIRNGREKGIDIRIALDMVRLARQGSYDVAVIFSQDQDLTEAVQEIKEQAGVSGRWIKLVSAFPKSSLSKNKRGINKTDWFPFDSMFYDECLDPKDYRQIKQ, from the coding sequence ATGATCACAGAACCAGCGATTAAAAGAGCCACTTGTTTCTTTGATGGGCAAAATCTTTTTCACTGCGCAAAAGAAGCCTTTGAAATAACATGGCCAAGCTTTGACCCTATAAAGCTTTCCATGAAGATTTGCCAGTTGAACCGATGGGAATTAAAAGGGGTGAAGTTTTACACCGGAATCCCAAGCCTCGAAGAAAATAAACATTGGCATCAGTTTTGGACGGCCAAGCTTGCGCACATGGGAAGATCGGGCATACACGCTTTTTCACGCCCAATAAGGAATGGAAGGGAAAAAGGAATTGACATACGCATCGCGCTCGACATGGTGCGACTTGCCCGGCAGGGATCATACGATGTTGCGGTGATTTTCAGCCAGGATCAGGATTTGACAGAGGCTGTGCAGGAAATTAAAGAGCAGGCTGGAGTATCAGGCCGATGGATTAAACTTGTTTCAGCATTCCCGAAAAGTTCATTGTCTAAAAATAAAAGAGGAATCAACAAGACAGATTGGTTCCCCTTTGATTCAATGTTTTACGATGAGTGTCTTGATCCCAAAGACTATCGCCAGATTAAACAATGA
- a CDS encoding glutamate-5-semialdehyde dehydrogenase — translation MAIAELDKETTIPETLLVLGENARRASRKLATLSTAVKNAALIKMAEALEAKAGQIIAANQKDMDAGAKSGLSPAMLDRLKLDNKRISAMADGLREVAALPDPVGEVTGMKRRPNGMVVGKMRVPLGVVGIIYESRPNVTADTAALCLKSGNAVILRGGSESINSNIAIADILEEAAVAAGTPEGSIQLVPTTDRAAVKALLRMDKHIDIIIPRGGYELIRFVTENSLIPVVKHDKGVCHVYVDKGADLAMAENITMNAKVQRPGVCNAAETLLAHKDIAGAFLPGMIKKLQAAGVEIRGCPATMAIAPGVKPATEEDWAEEYLDLILAVRVVDGFEQALDHINQYGSQHTEAIVTSDYKTAQEFLNRVDSSAVMVNASTRFNDGGQFGLGAEVGISTQKLHARGPMGLEELTCQKFIVYGDGQVRE, via the coding sequence ATGGCCATAGCCGAATTGGACAAGGAAACAACCATCCCCGAAACGTTGCTGGTCCTGGGCGAAAACGCCCGGCGGGCGTCCAGAAAACTTGCCACGCTTTCCACGGCGGTGAAGAACGCCGCTTTAATAAAAATGGCGGAGGCGCTGGAAGCCAAGGCCGGGCAAATCATAGCGGCCAACCAGAAGGATATGGACGCGGGCGCAAAATCCGGCCTGTCCCCGGCCATGCTGGACCGGCTCAAGCTGGACAATAAAAGAATATCCGCCATGGCCGACGGGCTCCGGGAAGTGGCCGCCCTGCCGGATCCGGTGGGCGAGGTGACGGGCATGAAACGCAGGCCCAACGGCATGGTGGTGGGCAAGATGCGCGTGCCGCTGGGCGTTGTGGGAATAATTTACGAGTCCCGCCCCAACGTTACGGCGGACACGGCGGCGCTCTGCCTGAAATCGGGCAACGCGGTGATACTGCGCGGCGGGTCGGAATCCATAAACTCAAACATCGCCATCGCCGATATATTGGAAGAGGCGGCGGTGGCCGCGGGAACGCCGGAAGGCTCCATCCAGCTGGTGCCCACTACAGACCGGGCGGCTGTAAAAGCCCTTTTGCGGATGGACAAGCATATAGACATCATCATCCCCCGGGGCGGGTATGAGCTTATCCGGTTCGTCACCGAGAATTCGCTGATCCCCGTGGTGAAACACGATAAAGGCGTTTGCCACGTATATGTGGACAAGGGGGCCGACCTTGCCATGGCGGAGAATATCACCATGAACGCCAAGGTCCAGCGTCCCGGGGTGTGCAACGCGGCGGAAACCCTGCTGGCTCATAAAGACATAGCCGGAGCGTTCCTGCCCGGCATGATAAAGAAACTACAGGCCGCCGGGGTGGAGATTCGCGGTTGCCCGGCCACCATGGCCATTGCGCCCGGGGTGAAACCGGCCACGGAAGAAGACTGGGCCGAGGAATACCTGGACCTGATACTGGCCGTGCGCGTGGTGGACGGTTTTGAGCAGGCGCTGGACCACATAAACCAGTACGGCTCCCAGCATACCGAAGCCATCGTAACGTCAGACTACAAGACCGCCCAGGAGTTCCTGAACCGGGTGGACTCTTCGGCGGTGATGGTGAACGCCTCCACCCGGTTCAACGACGGCGGCCAGTTCGGCCTTGGGGCGGAGGTGGGCATATCCACCCAGAAGCTTCACGCCCGTGGCCCCATGGGGCTGGAGGAGCTTACCTGCCAGAAGTTCATCGTTTACGGCGACGGGCAGGTGCGGGAATAA
- a CDS encoding nicotinate-nucleotide adenylyltransferase, which translates to MKVGVMGGSFNPIHIGHLVAANEVAHKMALDRVYFVLSARPPHKDEQELFNQESRYRMMELALAGNPVFRPSRVEMDRPGPSYTIDTMRHYKDKYGESVYFILGQDAMEDIGHWHSAPTLLKTLNFIVVARPGYDASALMEVLQGVLSAMYKNIRIIHAGHEDGDDVYSVEGSSTTIRVIRITQLDISSSSIRRRIAAREPIKYLVPGVVERYLIEEEVLPSERGLAEAGEGEENGNGD; encoded by the coding sequence ATGAAAGTGGGAGTAATGGGTGGTTCCTTCAACCCCATACATATAGGTCATCTGGTGGCGGCCAACGAAGTGGCCCACAAGATGGCCCTCGACAGGGTGTATTTCGTGCTTTCGGCGCGGCCGCCCCACAAGGACGAGCAGGAGCTTTTCAACCAGGAAAGCCGCTACCGGATGATGGAGCTGGCCCTGGCGGGCAATCCTGTTTTCCGCCCGTCCAGGGTGGAGATGGACAGGCCCGGCCCCAGCTATACCATAGACACCATGCGCCATTACAAGGATAAATACGGCGAGTCCGTCTATTTCATCCTGGGGCAGGACGCAATGGAAGACATCGGCCACTGGCATTCGGCCCCAACCCTGCTCAAGACGCTCAACTTCATAGTGGTGGCCAGGCCGGGTTACGACGCGTCGGCGCTGATGGAGGTTTTGCAGGGGGTCCTGTCGGCGATGTACAAGAACATAAGGATTATCCACGCGGGCCATGAGGACGGCGACGACGTTTACAGCGTGGAGGGCTCTTCGACAACCATCCGCGTAATAAGGATTACCCAGCTGGACATTTCCTCCTCGTCCATAAGGCGCAGGATAGCCGCCAGGGAGCCCATAAAGTATCTTGTGCCCGGCGTGGTGGAGCGGTATCTTATAGAAGAGGAAGTGTTGCCCTCTGAAAGAGGCCTGGCGGAGGCTGGCGAGGGCGAAGAAAACGGTAACGGAGATTGA
- the rsfS gene encoding ribosome silencing factor, producing the protein MTLTLSEKALLCYNSALDKKALDVLALDLRGISDVADVFLIASGTSRQQVQTIINAVEESLRGSGERSIRIEGYESARWALLDAGDVIVHVFQEETREYYGLDRLWGDAAEFAFETAA; encoded by the coding sequence ATGACCCTGACTTTATCCGAGAAAGCGCTGTTGTGCTATAATTCCGCGCTGGACAAAAAAGCTCTTGATGTCCTTGCGCTGGATTTAAGGGGTATATCCGATGTGGCTGACGTTTTTTTAATAGCGTCCGGCACATCGAGGCAACAGGTTCAGACTATTATTAACGCCGTGGAAGAGTCTTTGCGTGGCTCTGGCGAGCGGAGTATCCGCATCGAGGGATACGAATCCGCCAGGTGGGCCTTGCTGGACGCCGGCGATGTGATAGTCCATGTCTTCCAGGAGGAGACGAGGGAATATTACGGGCTGGACAGGCTATGGGGAGACGCGGCCGAGTTCGCGTTTGAAACAGCGGCCTAG
- a CDS encoding TraR/DksA family transcriptional regulator translates to MEKEKLDKFRQTLVAMRERIADDFERAVSSSAEEFGSDVPDINDDATRTINRSVLMEISGKSHETLLQIDEALARIDGGDYGQCMECGEDIPEKRLELLPFAQFCVRCKERLEKESSEGG, encoded by the coding sequence ATGGAAAAGGAAAAACTGGACAAGTTCCGCCAGACACTCGTAGCCATGCGGGAACGCATAGCCGACGATTTTGAGAGGGCCGTAAGCTCCAGCGCCGAGGAGTTCGGCTCCGACGTGCCGGACATAAACGACGACGCCACCCGCACCATCAACCGTAGCGTGCTCATGGAGATAAGCGGCAAAAGCCATGAGACCCTGTTGCAGATAGACGAGGCGCTGGCCAGGATAGACGGCGGCGATTACGGCCAGTGCATGGAATGCGGCGAGGACATCCCGGAAAAACGGCTGGAGCTGTTGCCGTTCGCCCAGTTCTGCGTAAGGTGCAAGGAAAGGCTTGAAAAAGAATCCTCCGAGGGCGGCTAG
- a CDS encoding tetratricopeptide repeat protein produces MPIRLLLLLVTVLAAFLYITFLNPRPVELNYYPGLRAQSYLSIISLGSFCLGVVSVFALYFYDSILETISGWRKSAQEKRAGRVRQMREDAEESLALDNRSGAEKLYRKALAHDPAHVPSLVALGKLRREDGDLAEAIELHSRARAVEPENVMAALELAEDYVRARSLNAALAILRECRESAGRSIPPLAKIRDIYLLVGNYEEALEIQKEVAALAPVDRAEEERSLVAAFIYQIARGRLKSGDFDNAMEGFRAALRADESFTPAVYELAATLNRTGRRSEALKTLRKGFKSTRSPALLRSLVDALLEEGLASEAEEELLRAQDLYDEDTINLMMADVRLRSGDPAGSRDALDHIEGALADCTFSHLIRARIRRGENNVDWALAALDKAYEAEADGLFIHICSACGHVERGIFGRCAKCGRWNTGKPTII; encoded by the coding sequence ATGCCCATCCGCCTTCTTCTACTGCTGGTCACGGTTCTGGCCGCCTTCCTCTACATCACTTTTCTAAACCCGCGCCCCGTGGAGCTGAACTATTACCCCGGCCTTAGGGCGCAGTCTTACCTTTCCATAATCTCGCTGGGCTCTTTTTGCCTGGGAGTGGTTTCGGTATTCGCGCTGTATTTTTACGACTCCATTCTGGAAACCATAAGCGGCTGGCGGAAATCCGCCCAGGAAAAACGGGCCGGACGGGTGCGCCAGATGAGGGAAGACGCCGAGGAGAGCCTGGCGCTGGACAACCGGAGCGGCGCCGAAAAACTTTATAGGAAGGCGCTGGCCCACGACCCGGCGCATGTCCCCTCCCTTGTGGCGCTGGGGAAACTGCGCAGGGAGGATGGAGACCTGGCGGAGGCCATAGAACTGCACTCGCGCGCCAGGGCGGTGGAGCCGGAAAATGTCATGGCCGCTCTCGAACTGGCGGAGGATTACGTCCGCGCCAGAAGCCTCAACGCCGCGCTGGCCATCCTGCGGGAATGCAGGGAGTCGGCGGGGCGCTCCATACCGCCGCTGGCGAAGATAAGGGACATCTACCTGCTCGTGGGCAATTACGAGGAGGCGCTGGAGATACAAAAAGAGGTGGCGGCGCTGGCGCCGGTGGACAGGGCTGAAGAGGAGCGGTCGCTGGTGGCGGCGTTCATCTACCAGATCGCCCGGGGCAGGCTGAAGTCCGGGGATTTCGACAACGCGATGGAAGGTTTTAGGGCGGCCTTGCGGGCCGATGAAAGTTTCACCCCCGCGGTGTACGAGCTTGCCGCCACGCTCAACAGGACGGGCCGCCGGAGCGAAGCGTTGAAAACGTTGCGGAAAGGTTTTAAAAGCACACGGTCGCCCGCCCTGCTCCGCTCGCTGGTGGACGCTTTGCTGGAGGAGGGGCTTGCCAGCGAGGCCGAAGAGGAGCTTTTGAGGGCGCAGGACCTGTACGATGAGGACACCATAAACCTTATGATGGCCGACGTCCGCCTGCGTTCGGGCGATCCGGCCGGGTCCAGGGACGCCCTCGACCACATAGAAGGGGCGCTTGCCGACTGCACTTTCAGCCACCTCATCCGGGCCCGTATCAGGCGCGGCGAGAATAATGTGGACTGGGCCTTGGCGGCCCTGGACAAAGCTTATGAGGCGGAGGCCGACGGGCTTTTCATCCATATCTGCTCCGCCTGCGGCCATGTGGAGCGGGGCATTTTCGGCCGGTGCGCGAAATGCGGCCGGTGGAACACCGGCAAGCCCACCATAATCTGA
- a CDS encoding metal-sulfur cluster assembly factor: protein MAKDEAILKYLTGVIDPEVGLDVVSMGLVYNAEDKDGDIVVEMTMTSPACPMGNMIQGQARSALRSAFPQAKSVSVLLVWDPPWSPAMMTVEARNKLGLGVD, encoded by the coding sequence ATGGCAAAAGACGAAGCGATATTAAAATATCTAACCGGGGTTATAGACCCCGAAGTGGGGCTGGACGTGGTGTCCATGGGGCTGGTTTACAACGCCGAAGACAAGGATGGAGATATCGTGGTGGAAATGACCATGACATCCCCCGCATGCCCCATGGGGAACATGATCCAGGGCCAGGCGCGGTCCGCCCTCCGGAGCGCTTTCCCCCAGGCCAAATCGGTTAGCGTGCTTCTGGTGTGGGATCCGCCCTGGAGCCCGGCCATGATGACCGTGGAAGCGCGGAATAAACTTGGCCTTGGGGTGGACTAA
- a CDS encoding UDP-glucose/GDP-mannose dehydrogenase family protein has translation MVRICVIGSGYVGLVTGAVFADLGNEVACADIDGRKVASLNKKVMPIYEPGLEEMVRRNMDESRLSFTTDIGGSVKWAEIVFICVGTPPKENGETDLSYVESAARLIGEQLNGYKVIVNKSTVPVGTGDLVRRVVSQTAKPGAEFDVVSNPEFLREGSAIADALNPDRVIIGAPSKHVAMKLMELYYNLGAPVIVTDVPSAELIKYASNAFLAVKISFINEIANICEKAGANVADVAKGVGADRRIGREFLNAGLGFGGSCFPKDVASLVHTAGALGVAFGMLRETLKVNDERADRFVERIEKRFGGVKGRVFGVLGLAFKPDTDDMREAKSVEIIRILLEKGATVKAYDPVAVENARRIIPQVDYCDNAYHAADGADAILAITEWREFRLLDMERLKKILKTPVVFDGRNIYDPERMKSAGFEYYCIGRG, from the coding sequence ATAGTGCGTATTTGCGTTATTGGAAGCGGGTATGTGGGGCTTGTCACCGGAGCCGTATTCGCCGACCTGGGCAACGAGGTGGCTTGCGCCGACATAGACGGGCGGAAGGTGGCCTCGCTAAACAAAAAGGTGATGCCCATATACGAGCCGGGGCTCGAAGAGATGGTCCGGCGGAACATGGATGAGAGCAGGCTCTCTTTCACCACAGACATCGGCGGCTCCGTGAAATGGGCCGAAATAGTCTTCATCTGCGTGGGCACGCCCCCCAAGGAAAACGGGGAAACGGACCTTTCATATGTGGAAAGCGCCGCCCGGCTCATAGGCGAACAGCTCAACGGCTACAAGGTCATCGTCAATAAAAGCACGGTGCCCGTGGGCACTGGCGACCTGGTGCGTAGGGTTGTAAGCCAGACGGCCAAACCCGGCGCCGAGTTCGACGTGGTGTCCAATCCCGAGTTCCTGCGGGAAGGCTCGGCCATCGCCGACGCGCTGAACCCGGACAGGGTGATAATAGGCGCCCCCTCCAAGCACGTGGCCATGAAGCTTATGGAGCTTTACTACAACCTGGGGGCTCCGGTGATAGTTACGGACGTGCCCTCGGCGGAGCTGATAAAATACGCCTCCAACGCATTTCTTGCGGTGAAGATATCCTTCATTAACGAGATAGCCAACATCTGCGAGAAAGCCGGGGCCAACGTGGCCGACGTGGCCAAGGGCGTGGGGGCAGACCGGCGCATAGGCCGGGAGTTTTTGAACGCCGGGCTGGGGTTCGGCGGCTCATGTTTCCCGAAGGACGTGGCGTCGCTGGTACATACGGCGGGGGCTTTGGGGGTGGCGTTCGGAATGCTCCGGGAGACGCTTAAAGTGAACGACGAGCGGGCCGACCGGTTCGTCGAAAGGATAGAGAAACGGTTCGGCGGCGTAAAAGGCCGGGTTTTCGGCGTGCTGGGGCTGGCCTTCAAGCCGGACACCGACGACATGCGCGAGGCCAAATCGGTGGAGATAATCCGCATCCTTCTGGAAAAAGGCGCCACCGTGAAAGCTTACGACCCCGTGGCCGTGGAAAACGCCCGGCGCATCATTCCGCAGGTGGATTATTGTGATAACGCCTATCACGCCGCCGACGGGGCGGACGCCATCCTGGCCATCACCGAATGGAGGGAGTTCCGCCTGCTGGACATGGAACGGCTTAAAAAGATCCTCAAGACCCCCGTGGTTTTCGACGGGAGGAACATCTATGACCCCGAGCGGATGAAATCCGCCGGGTTCGAATATTACTGCATAGGCAGAGGCTGA
- a CDS encoding SDR family oxidoreductase — protein sequence MPRTLITGGAGFIGSHLCERFLSEGHEVVCVDNFITGSPKNIAHITDPRFSFIEADVSAGLSGIPGRFNYVLHFASPASPPDYLRHPIETLLVGSAGTHAALELADRNKAVFMVASTSEVYGDPDIHPQREDYWGNVNPIGPRSCYDEAKRYSEAATMAYHRARGLDVRLLRIFNTFGPRMRLDDGRAVANFVCQALRGEDITVYGDGGQTRSFCFVTDLVEGITRLLLTNVGPDPVNIGNPSERTILELARLIIEYTGSKSKIIHNPLPKDDPKKRKPDITRARELLKWEPKVSLQEGLLKTIEYFMAELGHKTA from the coding sequence ATGCCACGGACTCTTATCACCGGCGGGGCCGGTTTCATTGGCTCCCACCTTTGCGAGCGTTTCCTTTCGGAAGGGCACGAGGTGGTGTGCGTGGACAATTTTATAACGGGTTCGCCCAAGAACATCGCGCACATAACCGACCCCCGGTTCTCTTTTATAGAGGCCGACGTTTCCGCCGGGCTTTCGGGCATCCCAGGCCGGTTCAACTATGTGCTTCATTTCGCATCCCCCGCATCGCCGCCGGATTACCTGCGCCACCCCATCGAGACGTTGCTGGTGGGCTCGGCGGGCACCCACGCGGCGCTGGAGCTGGCGGACAGGAACAAGGCGGTGTTCATGGTGGCCTCCACTTCGGAGGTGTACGGGGATCCGGACATCCATCCCCAGCGGGAGGATTACTGGGGCAACGTCAACCCCATCGGCCCACGCTCCTGTTACGACGAGGCAAAGCGGTACTCCGAGGCGGCCACTATGGCCTATCACCGCGCCCGGGGGCTGGACGTGAGGCTACTGAGGATATTCAACACCTTCGGCCCCAGGATGCGGCTTGATGACGGCCGGGCGGTGGCCAATTTCGTATGCCAGGCCTTGCGCGGCGAGGACATCACCGTGTATGGCGACGGCGGGCAGACCAGGTCTTTCTGTTTCGTTACCGACCTGGTGGAGGGCATCACCCGTTTGCTTCTTACCAACGTGGGGCCGGACCCTGTAAACATCGGCAATCCCAGCGAACGCACAATTCTCGAGCTGGCGCGGTTGATAATCGAGTACACCGGCTCCAAGAGCAAGATAATCCATAACCCACTTCCCAAGGACGACCCCAAGAAGAGAAAGCCGGACATCACCCGCGCCCGGGAGCTGTTAAAATGGGAGCCCAAGGTAAGCCTGCAAGAGGGCCTGCTGAAGACGATAGAATATTTCATGGCGGAGTTGGGCCACAAAACGGCCTGA
- the radC gene encoding DNA repair protein RadC, which produces MPAPGKRKYILKEAIKQWPESDRPREKLMTNGPSSLSDSELLAILIGSGSGERNAMDLARDLLKKFEDLSGLESASIEEIRKVRGIGPVKAITVKAGLELGRRFSGASKNAISSPVRASEDVANIYLPQMKNLKKEVFRVALLNTRNKIVKTVTISEGGLAAAVVEPREVFAPAIREAASAVILMHNHPSGDPEPSDDDINLTRRLVSAGKLMNIKVLDHIVFGDGRYYSFSDNEDI; this is translated from the coding sequence ATGCCCGCGCCCGGAAAAAGAAAATACATCCTCAAGGAAGCCATCAAGCAATGGCCGGAGAGCGACCGGCCCCGGGAAAAACTGATGACCAACGGCCCCTCCAGCCTTTCGGATTCGGAGCTTCTGGCCATTCTCATAGGTTCCGGCTCCGGCGAGCGCAACGCCATGGACCTGGCCCGGGACCTTCTGAAAAAGTTCGAGGACCTCTCCGGGCTGGAGTCGGCTTCCATAGAAGAGATCCGCAAGGTTCGCGGCATCGGGCCTGTTAAGGCCATAACAGTTAAAGCGGGGCTGGAACTGGGCAGAAGGTTTTCCGGCGCCTCTAAAAACGCCATTTCCTCTCCGGTGAGGGCCAGCGAGGACGTGGCCAACATCTATCTTCCGCAGATGAAAAACCTGAAGAAAGAGGTTTTCAGGGTGGCGCTGTTGAACACCAGGAATAAAATAGTGAAGACCGTCACCATATCCGAAGGTGGTCTTGCGGCCGCAGTAGTGGAGCCGCGGGAAGTGTTCGCCCCGGCCATCCGCGAGGCGGCCTCGGCGGTGATACTCATGCACAACCACCCCAGCGGCGACCCGGAGCCTTCCGATGACGACATAAACCTGACAAGACGCCTTGTAAGCGCGGGAAAACTGATGAACATAAAAGTGCTGGACCACATAGTTTTCGGCGACGGGCGGTATTACTCTTTTTCCGACAACGAGGACATTTAG